The following are encoded in a window of Spea bombifrons isolate aSpeBom1 chromosome 2, aSpeBom1.2.pri, whole genome shotgun sequence genomic DNA:
- the ABR gene encoding active breakpoint cluster region-related protein isoform X5: MEILLILRLCCNCTYALLYKPIDRVTRSTLVLHDLLKHTPTDHPDYPLLQDALRISQNFLSSINEDIDERRTAVTTPKGETRQLVKDGFLVELSENSRKLRHLFLFTDLLLCAKLKKATVGKHQQYDCKWYIPLADLVFPSPEESEPIPQLHAPPDHEIEETKAKISVLKSEIQKEKKSNKGSSRAIERLKKKMFEYESWLLLFSPTIPFRIHNKNGKSYLFLLSSDYERAEWREVIQKLQKKDLQTFALSSVELQFLTGSCFKLRTVHNVPIISNKDDDESSGLYGFLHVIVHSAKGFDHSANLYCTLEVDSFGYFVSKAKTRVFRDTTEPEWNEEFEIELEGSQYLRILCYEKCYDKTKMNKDNNEIVDKIMGKGQIQLDPQAVQSKNWHMDVIEMNGIKVEFSMKFSSRDMSLKRTPSKKQTGVFGVKISVVTKRERSKVPYIVRQCIEEVEKRGIEEVGIYRISGVATDIQSLKSAFDANNKDILMMLSDMDINAIAGTLKLYFRELPEPLLTDRLYLAFMEGIALSDPAAKENCMMHLLRSLPDPNLMTFLFLLQHLKRVAEKEPINKMSLHNLATVFGPTLLRPSEVETKVHMNLASDIWSHDVMAQVQVLLYYMQHPPISFSELKRNTLYYSTDV, translated from the exons CACTGCTGTACAAACCCATAGATCGTGTGACCCGTAGCACACTGGTCCTGCAT GATCTTCTTAAACACACCCCCACTGATCACCCGGACTACCCATTACTTCAAGACGCCCTTCGTATTTCACAGAACTTCTTGTCGAGCATCAATGAGGATATTGATGAAAGGAGAACTGCAGTCACAACTCCAAAGggagag acccGGCAGCTGGTGAAAGATGGTTTCTTGGTGGAGCTATCTGAAAACTCACGCAAACTGCGGCATCTCTTCTTGTTTACAGACCTTCTCCTTTGTGCCAAGCTCAAGAAGGCAACTGTTGG GAAGCATCAGCAGTATGACTGCAAGTGGTACATCCCCCTGGCCGACCTGGTGTTTCCTTCCCCAGAGGAGTCCGAGCCAATCCCCCAGCTCCACGCTCCCCCTGACCATGAGATCGAAGAGACAAAGGCCAAGATCTCAGTTCTTAAGAGTGAGATTCAAAAGGAAAAG AAGTCCAATAAAGGCTCCAGCCGTGCGATCGAgagactaaagaaaaaaatgtttgagtaTGAGTCATGGCTGCTCCTTTTCTCTCCCACCATCCCTTTCCGCATCCATAACAAGAATGGCAAG AGCTATCTATTCCTGTTATCCTCTGATTATGAGAGAGCCGAATGGAGAGAAGTCATCCAAAAGCTACAGAAAAAAG atCTCCAAACATTTGCACTCAGCTCCGTGGAGCTTCAGTTTCTTACTGGGTCCTGCTTCAAGCTGCGAACGGTTCACAATGTGCCCATTATCAGCAATAAGGACG ATGATGAGTCTTCTGGACTATATGGGTTTCTGCATGTCATCGTTCATTCTGCCAAAGGATTCGACCATTCTGCCA ATCTCTACTGCACCCTGGAAGTGGACTCGTTTGGTTATTTTGTCAGTAAAGCCAAAACCAGAGTTTTTCGTGATACCACAGAGCCGGAGTGGAATGAG GAGTTTGAGATCGAACTGGAGGGATCCCAGTACCTGCGAATTCTCTGCTACGAAAAGTGCTATGATAAGACCAAGATGAACAAGGATAACAATGAGATTGTAGACAAGATCATGGGCAAAGGGCAAATTCAG CTGGATCCACAGGCTGTCCAGAGCAAGAACTGGCACATGGACGTGATCGAAATGAACGGG ATTAAAGTGGAGTTTTCCATGAAGTTCAGCAGCCGGGATATGAGTTTGAAAAGGACGCCCTCCAAAAAACAGACCGGGGTGTTTGGTGTAAAAATAAGTGTCGTGACAAA ACGCGAGCGCTCCAAGGTGCCATACATTGTGCGTCAATGCATAGAGGAAGTGGAGAAAAGAGGAATTGAAGAAGTTGGAATTTACCGAATATCCGGCGTTGCCACAGACATCCAGTCCTTGAAATCTGCGTTTGATGCCA ATAACAAGGACATTCTTATGATGCTGAGCGACATGGACATCAATGCAATAGCCGGCACATTAAAACTTTATTTCCGTGAGCTGCCAGAACCTCTCCTTACAGACAGACTGTACCTGGCGTTTATGGAAGGAATAG CTCTTTCTGATCCAGCAGCCAAGGAGAACTGTATGATGCACCTTCTGCGCTCCTTACCTGACCCAAACCTAATGACCTTCCTCTTTTTGCTTCAGCACTTGAAAAG GGTTGCAGAGAAAGAACCCATCAACAAGATGTCACTCCATAATTTGGCGACTGTGTTTGGACCTACATTACTGAGGCCATCGGAGGTAGAGACTAAAGTTCACATGAACCTGGCCTCCGACATCTGGTCACATGACGTGATGGCACAG GTCCAGGTTCTGCTGTACTACATGCAGCATCCACCCATCAGTTTCTCGGAGCTGAAACGAAACACATTGTACTACTCCACTGACGTGTGA
- the ABR gene encoding active breakpoint cluster region-related protein isoform X6 has translation MTEVLMQTDCNLNSVCEHLEHCCLDRLQEPGAKRPANTGARLWGRVRNKLLRQKLDPQAVQSKNWHMDVIEMNGIKVEFSMKFSSRDMSLKRTPSKKQTGVFGVKISVVTKRERSKVPYIVRQCIEEVEKRGIEEVGIYRISGVATDIQSLKSAFDANNKDILMMLSDMDINAIAGTLKLYFRELPEPLLTDRLYLAFMEGIALSDPAAKENCMMHLLRSLPDPNLMTFLFLLQHLKRVAEKEPINKMSLHNLATVFGPTLLRPSEVETKVHMNLASDIWSHDVMAQVQVLLYYMQHPPISFSELKRNTLYYSTDV, from the exons ATGACGGAGGTTTTAATGCAGACAGACTGCAATCTGAACTCAGTATGTGAACACCTAGAACATTGCTGCTTGGACAGGTTACAAGAGCCAGGGGCCAAACGCCCCGCCAACACAGGGGCCCGACTATGGGGCAGAGTCCGCAACAAGCTGCTAAGGCAAAAG CTGGATCCACAGGCTGTCCAGAGCAAGAACTGGCACATGGACGTGATCGAAATGAACGGG ATTAAAGTGGAGTTTTCCATGAAGTTCAGCAGCCGGGATATGAGTTTGAAAAGGACGCCCTCCAAAAAACAGACCGGGGTGTTTGGTGTAAAAATAAGTGTCGTGACAAA ACGCGAGCGCTCCAAGGTGCCATACATTGTGCGTCAATGCATAGAGGAAGTGGAGAAAAGAGGAATTGAAGAAGTTGGAATTTACCGAATATCCGGCGTTGCCACAGACATCCAGTCCTTGAAATCTGCGTTTGATGCCA ATAACAAGGACATTCTTATGATGCTGAGCGACATGGACATCAATGCAATAGCCGGCACATTAAAACTTTATTTCCGTGAGCTGCCAGAACCTCTCCTTACAGACAGACTGTACCTGGCGTTTATGGAAGGAATAG CTCTTTCTGATCCAGCAGCCAAGGAGAACTGTATGATGCACCTTCTGCGCTCCTTACCTGACCCAAACCTAATGACCTTCCTCTTTTTGCTTCAGCACTTGAAAAG GGTTGCAGAGAAAGAACCCATCAACAAGATGTCACTCCATAATTTGGCGACTGTGTTTGGACCTACATTACTGAGGCCATCGGAGGTAGAGACTAAAGTTCACATGAACCTGGCCTCCGACATCTGGTCACATGACGTGATGGCACAG GTCCAGGTTCTGCTGTACTACATGCAGCATCCACCCATCAGTTTCTCGGAGCTGAAACGAAACACATTGTACTACTCCACTGACGTGTGA